One genomic region from Xyrauchen texanus isolate HMW12.3.18 chromosome 16, RBS_HiC_50CHRs, whole genome shotgun sequence encodes:
- the LOC127656843 gene encoding peptidyl-prolyl cis-trans isomerase E, with amino-acid sequence MASNKRVLYVGGLAEEVDEKVLHAAFIPFGDITDIQIPLDYETEKHRGFGFIEFELAEDAAAAIDNMNESELFGRTVRVNTAKPMRIKEGSSRPVWSEDDWLKKFSGQTTEENEEVASAAESASTNTQEGEPPEKKGRTNPQVYMDIKIGNKPAGRLCFLLRADVVPMTAENFRCLCTHEKGFGFKGSSFHRIIPQFMCQGGDFTNHNGTGGKSIYGRKFDDENFVLKHTAPGQLSMANSGADTNGSQFFITVDKTDWLDGKHVVFGELIEGMDVLRAMEAQGSKDGKTKQKVIISNCGEYV; translated from the exons ATGGCGTCGAATAAACGTGTTCTTTATGTTG GTGGTCTTGCGGAGGAGGTGGATGAGAAAGTGCTTCACGCTGCGTTCATTCCGTTCGGCGACATCACAGATATTCAGATTCCACTGGATTATGAGACTG AGAAACACAGAGGGTTTGGATTCATCGAGTTTGAGCTGGCAGAA GATGCAGCAGCGGCCATCGATAACATG aatgaaTCGGAACTGTTCGGCAGAACCGTCAGGGTGAACACTGCTAAACCCATGAGGATTAAAGAGGGCTCTTCTCGACCAG TGTGGTCTGAAGATGACTGGCTGAAGAAGTTCTCAGGGCAGACCACAGAGGAGAATGAGGAGGTGGCATCAGCTGCAGAATCAGCCAGTACTAACACTCAGGAG GGAGAACCGCCGGAAAAGAAAGGTAGAACTAACCCTCAGGTCTACATGGACATCAAGATCGGCAACAAACCTGCAGGCAGATTGTGCTTCCTTCTGCGAGCGGATGTTGTGCCCATGACCGCAG AAAATTTCCGTTGTCTGTGTACACACGAGAAGGGCTTTGGATTCAAAGGCAGCAGCTTCCACAGAATCATTCCTCAGTTTATGTGTCAGGGTGGAGATTTTACCAACCACAACGGCACTGGAGGCAAATCTATCTATGGTCGCAAGTTTGATGATGAGAACTTCGTCCTCAAACATACCGCACCAG GTCAGCTGTCGATGGCAAACTCAGGTGCTGATACTAATGGCTCTCAGTTCTTTATCACTGTTGATAAAACTGATTGGTTGGATGGCAAACATGTGGTATTTGGAGAGCTCATAGAGGGCATGGATGTACTACGAGCCATGGAG gctcaGGGATCAAAAGATGGCAAGACCAAACAAAAAGTCATCATTTCCAACTGTGGAGAGTATGTGTGA